In one Shinella zoogloeoides genomic region, the following are encoded:
- the pnp gene encoding polyribonucleotide nucleotidyltransferase codes for MFDTHTVEIEWAGRPLKLETGKIARQADGAVLATYGETVVLATVVSAKAPKPGQDFFPLTVNYQEKTYAAGKIPGGYFKREGRPSEKETLVSRLIDRPIRPLFPEGYKNDTQVVVTVVQHDLENDPDVLSMVAASAALTISGVPFMGPVGAARVGYINGEYVLNPHLDEMDESVLDLVVAGTQDAVLMVESEAKELNEDVMLGAVMFGHKGFQPVIDAIIKLAEVAAKEPRDFTPEDHSELEAEMLGLAETELRAAYKITQKADRYAAVDAVKAKVKAHFLPEGVEPKYTAEVIGAVFKHLQAKIVRWNILDTKSRIDGRDLETVRAIVSEVGILPRTHGSALFTRGETQAVVVATLGTGEDEQYVDSLTGMYKERFLLHYNFPPYSVGETGRMGSPGRREIGHGKLAWRAIRPMLPTAEQFPYTLRVVSEITESNGSSSMATVCGTSLALMDAGVPLAKPVAGIAMGLILEGERFAVLSDILGDEDHLGDMDFKVAGTADGITSLQMDIKIAGITEEIMKVALSQAQGGRKHILGEMANAISEGRSQLGEFAPRIEVMNIPVDKIREVIGTGGKVIREIVEKTGAKINIEDDGTIKIASSSGKEIEAARKWIHSIVAEPEVGMIYEGTVVKTADFGAFVNFFGPRDGLVHISQLAQERVAKTSDVVKEGDKVWVKLMGFDERGKVRLSMKVVDQATGKEVVADKKGDGEAAE; via the coding sequence ATGTTCGATACCCATACGGTTGAAATCGAATGGGCGGGCCGTCCGCTCAAGCTGGAAACGGGCAAGATCGCCCGCCAGGCTGACGGCGCCGTTCTCGCGACTTATGGCGAAACCGTCGTTCTCGCCACCGTCGTTTCCGCCAAGGCGCCGAAGCCGGGCCAGGATTTCTTCCCGCTGACCGTCAACTACCAGGAAAAGACCTACGCCGCCGGCAAGATCCCGGGTGGCTATTTCAAGCGCGAAGGCCGCCCGTCGGAAAAGGAAACGCTGGTTTCCCGCCTGATCGACCGTCCGATCCGCCCGCTCTTCCCGGAAGGCTACAAGAACGACACGCAGGTCGTCGTCACGGTCGTCCAGCATGACCTCGAAAACGATCCCGACGTCCTGTCGATGGTTGCCGCTTCCGCGGCCCTGACGATCTCGGGCGTTCCCTTCATGGGCCCGGTCGGCGCAGCGCGCGTCGGCTACATCAACGGCGAATACGTTCTCAACCCGCATCTCGACGAGATGGACGAGTCGGTTCTCGACCTCGTCGTCGCCGGCACGCAGGACGCCGTTCTGATGGTCGAGTCGGAAGCCAAGGAACTGAACGAAGACGTCATGCTCGGCGCCGTCATGTTCGGCCACAAGGGTTTCCAGCCGGTCATCGACGCGATCATCAAGCTCGCGGAAGTCGCTGCCAAGGAGCCGCGCGACTTTACCCCGGAAGATCATTCCGAACTCGAAGCCGAAATGCTCGGCCTTGCCGAAACGGAACTGCGCGCCGCCTACAAGATCACCCAGAAGGCCGATCGCTACGCCGCCGTCGACGCCGTCAAGGCCAAGGTGAAGGCACATTTCCTGCCCGAGGGCGTTGAGCCGAAGTACACCGCCGAAGTCATCGGCGCCGTCTTCAAGCACCTTCAGGCCAAGATCGTTCGCTGGAACATCCTCGACACCAAGAGCCGCATCGACGGCCGCGATCTCGAAACCGTCCGCGCCATCGTCTCGGAAGTCGGCATCCTGCCGCGCACCCACGGCTCGGCCCTGTTCACCCGCGGCGAAACCCAGGCGGTGGTCGTTGCCACGCTCGGCACCGGCGAAGACGAGCAGTATGTCGACAGCCTGACCGGCATGTATAAGGAACGCTTCCTGCTGCACTACAACTTCCCGCCCTATTCGGTCGGTGAGACGGGCCGCATGGGCTCCCCGGGCCGCCGCGAAATCGGCCACGGCAAGCTTGCCTGGCGCGCGATCCGCCCGATGCTGCCGACGGCGGAACAGTTCCCCTACACGCTGCGTGTCGTGTCCGAGATCACCGAGTCCAACGGCTCGTCCTCGATGGCAACGGTCTGCGGCACCTCGCTCGCGCTGATGGACGCCGGCGTTCCGCTGGCCAAGCCGGTTGCCGGCATCGCCATGGGCCTGATCCTTGAAGGCGAGCGCTTCGCGGTTCTCTCCGACATCCTCGGCGACGAAGACCATCTCGGCGACATGGACTTCAAGGTTGCCGGCACCGCTGACGGCATCACCTCGCTGCAGATGGACATCAAGATCGCCGGTATCACCGAGGAGATCATGAAGGTCGCGCTCAGCCAGGCGCAGGGCGGCCGCAAGCACATCCTCGGCGAGATGGCCAATGCCATCTCCGAAGGCCGCAGCCAGCTCGGCGAATTCGCACCGCGCATCGAAGTCATGAACATCCCGGTCGACAAGATCCGTGAAGTCATCGGCACGGGCGGCAAGGTCATCCGCGAGATCGTCGAAAAGACCGGCGCCAAGATCAACATCGAAGACGACGGCACGATCAAGATCGCGTCCTCGTCCGGCAAGGAGATCGAAGCGGCCCGCAAGTGGATCCACTCCATCGTCGCTGAACCGGAAGTCGGCATGATCTACGAAGGCACGGTCGTCAAGACCGCAGACTTCGGCGCCTTCGTCAACTTCTTCGGCCCGCGTGACGGCCTCGTGCACATCTCGCAGCTCGCCCAGGAGCGCGTTGCCAAGACCTCCGACGTCGTCAAGGAAGGCGACAAGGTCTGGGTCAAGCTGATGGGCTTCGACGAGCGCGGCAAGGTTCGCCTTTCCATGAAGGTCGTCGACCAGGCCACCGGCAAGGAAGTCGTTGCCGACAAGAAGGGCGACGGCGAAGCCGCCGAATAA
- the fabI gene encoding enoyl-ACP reductase FabI — MTGIMKGKRGLIMGVANNHSIAWGIAQKLAGQGAELAFTYQGEALGKRVKPLAAELGSDFVIPCDVEDIASVDSTIDAIKERWGKLDFVVHAIGFSDKNELKGLYADTSRDNFSRTMVISCFSFTEIAKRAAGLMTDGGSMLTLTYGGSVRLMPNYNVMGVAKAALEASVRYLAGDYGPRGIRVNAISAGPIRTLAGAGISDARAMLSWQQKNAPLRRTVTIEDVGNSALYLLSDLSSGVTGEIHYVDAGYNITSMPTLERLAKADSE; from the coding sequence ATGACGGGAATCATGAAAGGCAAGCGCGGCCTCATCATGGGGGTCGCGAACAACCACTCCATCGCCTGGGGCATCGCACAGAAACTCGCCGGACAGGGCGCGGAACTCGCCTTCACCTACCAGGGCGAGGCGCTCGGCAAACGCGTGAAGCCGCTCGCCGCCGAACTCGGCTCCGATTTCGTCATTCCCTGCGACGTCGAGGACATCGCCTCGGTCGATTCGACGATCGATGCGATCAAGGAGAGGTGGGGCAAGCTCGACTTCGTCGTGCACGCCATCGGCTTTTCCGACAAGAACGAGCTGAAGGGCCTCTATGCCGACACCTCGCGCGACAACTTCTCGCGCACGATGGTGATCTCCTGCTTCTCCTTCACGGAAATCGCCAAGCGCGCGGCCGGCCTGATGACCGACGGCGGCTCGATGCTGACGCTGACCTATGGCGGCTCGGTGCGCCTCATGCCGAACTACAACGTGATGGGCGTCGCCAAGGCCGCGCTGGAAGCCTCCGTGCGCTATCTCGCCGGTGACTACGGCCCGCGGGGCATCCGCGTCAACGCGATCTCGGCCGGCCCGATCCGCACGCTCGCCGGCGCCGGCATTTCGGATGCGCGCGCGATGCTCTCCTGGCAGCAGAAGAACGCGCCGCTGCGCCGCACCGTCACCATCGAGGATGTCGGCAATTCGGCACTCTACCTGCTTTCCGACCTGTCGAGCGGCGTCACCGGCGAAATCCACTATGTGGATGCCGGCTACAACATCACCTCCATGCCGACGCTGGAACGCCTCGCCAAGGCCGACAGCGAATAA
- a CDS encoding Lrp/AsnC family transcriptional regulator, producing the protein MQLDDIDRRILRELQQDGRLQNVELARRVGLSPSPCLRRVKLLEEAGVISRYVAVIDQAKVGLQLSMFARISLTAQDAETIDHFIAAMKRLPEVVECYIMLGESDALLRVVVADLEDYRRFQSTHLTRRNGIQTVKTDVPSETIKQTFALPL; encoded by the coding sequence ATGCAGCTTGACGACATCGATCGCCGCATCCTGCGCGAACTGCAACAGGACGGCCGGCTGCAGAACGTCGAGTTGGCGAGACGCGTCGGGCTGTCACCCTCGCCCTGCCTGCGCCGGGTGAAGCTTCTGGAGGAGGCGGGCGTGATCAGCCGCTATGTCGCGGTGATCGACCAGGCGAAAGTCGGCCTGCAGCTTTCCATGTTCGCGCGCATTTCGCTCACCGCGCAGGACGCCGAGACGATCGACCACTTCATCGCGGCGATGAAGCGGCTGCCGGAGGTGGTGGAGTGCTACATCATGCTTGGCGAGAGCGACGCGCTGCTGCGCGTCGTCGTCGCCGATCTCGAGGATTATCGCCGCTTCCAGTCGACGCATCTGACGCGCCGGAACGGCATCCAGACCGTCAAGACGGACGTGCCGAGCGAGACGATCAAGCAGACCTTCGCCCTGCCGCTATAG
- a CDS encoding SH3 domain-containing protein: MKSFLSRMLMAAVLSSVAAPAIAAGECVVDDPTGTPLNVRSAPNGTILTTISNGTRVEVVEEMRIGSKRWLFVSRQGERLGWIFGAYVVCPKGSDVREAAPSQPADRR, from the coding sequence ATGAAATCCTTCCTGTCCAGAATGCTGATGGCCGCCGTTCTTTCGAGTGTCGCCGCGCCCGCCATTGCCGCCGGCGAATGCGTGGTCGACGATCCCACGGGCACGCCGCTCAACGTGCGCTCCGCGCCGAACGGAACGATCCTGACCACCATTTCGAACGGCACCCGCGTCGAGGTGGTCGAGGAGATGAGGATCGGCTCGAAGCGCTGGCTTTTCGTCTCGCGGCAGGGCGAGCGGCTGGGCTGGATATTCGGCGCCTATGTGGTCTGTCCCAAGGGCAGCGACGTGCGCGAAGCCGCGCCGAGCCAGCCGGCGGACAGGCGCTAG
- a CDS encoding LysE family translocator has protein sequence MDWAWFLATSGFAFAMAGTPGPNNTMVTASGANYGFRRTLPVALGMGVGVAVIIFAVAAAGGSIVSEPSVHLALKWLGIAYLLWLAWRIATAPVGMGAENHRQRPFTFIEGTLLQAVNPKLWVMVAGAVVAYGGGAAGDLSVPAAFAAIFGGATLASTIAWTCVGVGAARFITRERSLKLFNRAMALLLVLSLLPVVLE, from the coding sequence ATGGATTGGGCGTGGTTTCTGGCGACGTCGGGTTTCGCTTTCGCCATGGCGGGCACGCCGGGGCCGAACAACACGATGGTGACGGCCTCGGGCGCCAATTACGGTTTCCGCCGCACGCTTCCGGTGGCCCTCGGCATGGGCGTCGGGGTCGCCGTCATCATCTTCGCCGTGGCGGCGGCGGGCGGTTCCATCGTCTCCGAGCCAAGCGTGCATCTTGCTCTGAAATGGCTGGGCATCGCCTACCTTCTCTGGCTCGCCTGGCGCATTGCCACGGCGCCGGTGGGTATGGGCGCCGAGAACCACAGGCAGAGGCCGTTCACCTTCATCGAGGGTACGCTGTTGCAGGCGGTGAATCCGAAGCTCTGGGTGATGGTGGCGGGCGCCGTCGTCGCTTATGGCGGCGGTGCGGCCGGAGACCTTTCCGTTCCCGCGGCCTTTGCCGCCATCTTCGGCGGCGCGACGCTTGCGAGCACCATCGCCTGGACATGCGTCGGTGTCGGTGCGGCGCGGTTCATCACGCGAGAGCGCAGCCTGAAACTGTTCAACCGCGCCATGGCGCTGCTGCTGGTGCTTTCGCTCCTGCCCGTCGTGCTGGAATAG
- a CDS encoding sensor histidine kinase, with protein MTIAPTDRTVSAEDAGKGAAVPSRRRMHRPVVFYLVCLILVVVIPAFLFSIVVLKRTNEAQERIFESLLRTSTGAVNRAVEREISGMFSTLNFLSTSDSLQNGDYAALHGQATKALEGTDIYFLVIDQTMRQLLNTRVPYGTPLNPASEPISAGLALARGERMVSDIFFGKTAQQWVFNVYLPMRLQNGRHELLTLTKNAEALRRAINPDILSPGWNAAVLDTRGTVIVSTDENQKTGTPFFLRVVPSLRLGVSTMREGGVNYQVVTEFSSLAGWRMIAWAKSSDVQAPAVSSFLWLTIGGSIFALLAAVSAAGIARVLSRDVRLLAQDARRLGRGERVAARRYAISELETVSRALAEAADARVKSENEVRFLMREVAHRSKNQLTVIQAMLNQSAAGAENASDFAETFRKRVAGLARSTDLMIANATQGVNLAELARNQLKPFTPDDAARVRISGPAVLLDPQASQTLGMALHELSTNATKYGALANEAGIVSLSWVAQGEDLNLVWRESRVAIDKEAIAASRKGFGSVVLERMLGMALDAKLEFIVHDDGIEWRVTIPLARLRDEEAHQPGAGE; from the coding sequence TTGACGATTGCGCCGACTGACAGGACGGTGTCCGCCGAGGATGCGGGCAAGGGCGCCGCCGTCCCAAGCCGCCGGCGCATGCATCGTCCGGTGGTCTTCTATCTCGTCTGCCTCATCCTCGTCGTCGTCATTCCGGCCTTCCTGTTCTCGATCGTCGTGCTGAAGCGCACCAACGAGGCGCAGGAGCGCATCTTCGAATCGCTGCTGCGCACCTCCACGGGCGCCGTGAACCGGGCCGTCGAGCGCGAAATCTCCGGCATGTTCTCCACGCTCAACTTCCTGTCCACTTCCGACAGCCTGCAGAACGGCGACTATGCGGCGCTGCATGGACAGGCCACGAAGGCGCTGGAAGGCACGGACATCTATTTCCTCGTCATCGACCAGACGATGCGCCAGCTTCTCAACACGCGCGTACCCTACGGCACGCCGCTGAACCCCGCCTCGGAGCCGATCTCGGCCGGCCTGGCGCTGGCGCGCGGCGAACGCATGGTCTCCGATATCTTCTTCGGCAAGACCGCCCAGCAATGGGTGTTCAACGTCTATCTGCCGATGCGCCTGCAAAACGGCCGGCACGAGCTTTTGACGCTGACGAAGAACGCCGAGGCGCTGCGGCGCGCGATCAATCCCGACATCCTGTCGCCGGGCTGGAACGCGGCGGTGCTCGATACACGCGGCACGGTCATCGTATCCACGGACGAAAACCAGAAGACGGGCACGCCATTCTTCCTGCGCGTCGTTCCCTCGCTGCGCCTCGGCGTCAGCACGATGCGGGAGGGCGGCGTCAATTATCAGGTCGTCACGGAATTCTCCTCGCTCGCCGGCTGGCGCATGATCGCCTGGGCGAAGTCGTCCGACGTGCAGGCGCCGGCCGTCTCCTCCTTCCTGTGGTTGACGATCGGCGGATCGATCTTCGCGCTTCTGGCGGCCGTGAGCGCGGCCGGCATTGCCCGCGTGCTCTCGCGCGACGTCCGTCTGCTGGCGCAGGACGCGCGCCGGCTCGGCCGCGGCGAGCGGGTCGCGGCGCGGCGCTATGCCATTTCCGAACTGGAGACCGTCTCGCGCGCGCTGGCGGAAGCCGCCGATGCGCGCGTGAAATCGGAAAACGAGGTGCGTTTCCTGATGCGCGAGGTGGCGCACCGCTCGAAGAACCAGCTCACGGTCATCCAGGCCATGCTGAACCAGTCGGCCGCAGGCGCGGAAAACGCCAGCGATTTCGCCGAGACCTTCCGCAAGCGCGTGGCGGGCCTCGCCCGCTCGACGGACCTGATGATCGCCAATGCGACGCAGGGCGTGAACCTTGCGGAACTCGCCAGGAACCAGTTGAAGCCTTTCACGCCCGACGATGCAGCGCGCGTGCGCATATCCGGTCCTGCCGTTCTGCTCGATCCGCAGGCGTCGCAGACGCTCGGCATGGCGCTGCACGAGCTGTCGACCAATGCCACCAAATACGGCGCGCTCGCCAACGAGGCTGGTATCGTCTCGTTGAGCTGGGTGGCGCAGGGCGAGGACCTCAACCTCGTCTGGCGCGAAAGCCGGGTGGCGATCGACAAGGAGGCCATCGCCGCAAGCCGCAAGGGTTTCGGCAGCGTGGTGCTGGAGCGCATGCTCGGCATGGCGCTCGACGCCAAGCTGGAATTCATCGTGCACGACGACGGCATCGAATGGCGGGTGACGATCCCGCTCGCTCGTCTGCGCGACGAGGAAGCCCACCAGCCGGGAGCCGGTGAATGA
- a CDS encoding class I SAM-dependent methyltransferase, whose amino-acid sequence MTRDALKTLFHPFAAGTLAMPGEDERYLFLGAEAGQRPPEGFGATLDAVQPLRSLYRGLEAVRVPVKPAVEGDDYDGALILINKHKGENENRIAEALRRVRTGGLIVVAGGKEDGIQSMRKRLDQLGLTGDYTPKYHGLAIWFARPEDPADAIAKLAAKPVRIAGRFTAAPGMFSHDRIDEGSELLATRIPEDFHGHAADFGAGWGYLSVMLGGRAPQVKGIDVFEAHHDALEAARENMAENCPNIPARYYWFDLTAETPRDHYDLIVMNPPFHEGHAADHSLGAGMIRMAAKSLKAGGRLLMVANRGLPYEPVLKEAFKESGEVCRNARFKVLWGRR is encoded by the coding sequence ATGACCCGCGACGCCCTGAAAACCCTGTTCCATCCCTTTGCCGCCGGCACGCTTGCCATGCCGGGCGAGGACGAGCGCTACCTTTTCCTCGGCGCGGAGGCCGGGCAGCGCCCGCCGGAAGGTTTCGGCGCGACGCTCGACGCGGTGCAGCCGCTGCGTTCGCTCTATCGCGGGCTCGAAGCCGTGCGCGTGCCGGTCAAGCCGGCCGTCGAGGGCGACGACTATGACGGCGCCCTCATCCTGATCAACAAGCACAAGGGCGAGAACGAGAACCGGATCGCCGAGGCGCTGCGCCGCGTGCGCACCGGCGGCCTGATCGTCGTTGCCGGCGGCAAGGAGGACGGCATCCAGTCCATGCGCAAGCGCCTGGACCAGCTCGGCCTGACCGGCGACTACACGCCGAAGTACCACGGCCTCGCCATCTGGTTCGCCCGGCCGGAAGACCCGGCCGACGCGATCGCCAAGCTGGCTGCAAAGCCGGTGCGCATCGCCGGCCGCTTCACGGCGGCGCCCGGCATGTTCTCGCATGACCGGATCGACGAGGGCTCCGAGCTACTGGCCACCCGCATTCCCGAGGACTTCCACGGTCACGCCGCCGATTTCGGCGCGGGCTGGGGCTACCTCTCGGTCATGCTCGGCGGCCGCGCGCCGCAGGTCAAGGGCATCGACGTGTTCGAGGCGCACCACGACGCGCTGGAAGCTGCCAGGGAAAACATGGCGGAGAATTGCCCGAACATTCCGGCGCGCTACTACTGGTTCGACCTCACCGCCGAGACGCCGCGCGACCACTACGACCTCATCGTCATGAACCCGCCCTTCCACGAGGGCCATGCAGCCGACCATTCGCTCGGCGCCGGCATGATCCGCATGGCGGCGAAGTCGCTGAAGGCCGGCGGACGCCTGCTGATGGTCGCCAACCGCGGCCTGCCCTACGAGCCGGTGCTGAAGGAAGCCTTCAAGGAAAGCGGCGAAGTCTGCCGCAACGCCCGCTTCAAGGTGCTGTGGGGCCGGCGCTGA
- the rpsO gene encoding 30S ribosomal protein S15, whose protein sequence is MSITAERKAALIKEYATVEGDTGSPEVQVAILTERINNLTGHFKDHKKDNHSRRGLLTMVSSRRSLLDYLKKKDEARYSKLIAALGIRR, encoded by the coding sequence ATGTCGATCACTGCTGAGCGCAAGGCTGCGCTGATCAAGGAATACGCAACCGTCGAAGGCGATACCGGTTCTCCGGAAGTCCAGGTTGCGATCCTGACGGAGCGCATCAACAACCTGACCGGCCACTTCAAGGACCACAAGAAGGACAACCATTCCCGCCGTGGTCTGCTGACGATGGTTTCCAGCCGCCGCTCGCTTCTTGACTACCTCAAGAAGAAGGACGAAGCCCGTTACAGCAAGCTGATTGCTGCCCTGGGCATTCGCCGCTAA